GGCTCAGCCCAGCGGCCCGGTCGGCGCTCACGGCGCTTCGTAGAACCTCGGGAGACAACCGAAAGTCATCCTCACAAGGAAGCAGACGAAGATTGTCCCGGCCGAGCCCCAGCAGACTGACTGCCTTACCGATCGACATGTGAGCCTCGGACGAGGTGTAGACGACACCCCCGGAGACCCCGGAGTCGTTAGCAGGCACCTGCGCCTCCCGAGCCATGGCGAGGCCCATCAGGTTGGCCAGTGACCCGCCACTGGTCAGGATGCCGCTGAACTCCGGGCATCCGATCGCCTCAGCGAGCCAGGCGACTACGGTCCGTTCGATGATCGCCGTCGCCGGGCCCGATCGCCAAGCGGTGCCGTTCTGGTTGATCACGGACGCGAACAGGTCGCCCAGAGCCGCCACGGGCTCACCGGATCCCATCACGTATCCGAAGAACCGCCCGTTACCCGCGCGACTGTGGTCCGCCACGGCCCGCAGGTCATCGAGCGCAGCAGCACCCAGCCCGGTCTCCGGTACGGGACCACCGAAGAGATCGAGCGTCTCCTCACCGGTCGAGGCGGGTCTGATCGGCGACGTTTCGAGGCGCTCCATGAAGGACTCGGCCTCCGTTACCACCCGTTGGGCAAGCCTGCCCCAGTCGTCTGAGGACACATGCAGTGGTGGAGGAGGCTTCATGTTGCGAGTCTGCCGATCCGGTGATCCCCACGCCAGAGCGTGGCACCTTGGTGTGCTTTGGATGCAGCCCTCTGCGTGCTCGCCAGGACTCGGAGCACGGCGTGCCATCTCCGAAGCCGACTGAAGGTCAGACGCCGGCTGCACGTGCGCTCACTGTGAAGCAAGGTGACGTATCAGCTGAGCGGCGGTTGCGGACCCTCCGGGCGCAGACAGGCGGCGGTGAGACGCACGTTGGCCTCGACCGGGTCGAGGTTGGTGGTTCCGAGTCCGCCACCCATGTCTTTGACGGTGGACTTCGCCACCCCTACTGCACGTGTCGTGGCGGAGCCACTGACGAGGTGCTTTCGGCGTCTGGGCGAAGCGGCTGACGTGTGCTGGTGGAGTGACAGGAAGCGTTCCGGGTGAGGTAGCTGGTCGTGGCCGTCGTCGAGCCAACTCCCGGCGGCACGACGGGCGCGGTCGACGAGTTCGCGGCCATGGGTGAAGTCCGCAGATGAGACGGCCAGCGGGCACAGTGGTGGCAGAAGGTGCAGGTCGGCCTGCCCCGAGTGGACGGTGACGTCGTGGATCAGGCGTTGTTGGGTCAGGAAGCTCAGTGCGTGCAGTGCGGTGGCGTAGGGACTGGACGGTGGTGTTTCCAAAGCGCAGGCGACGCCTGCGGGGAGCACGAAGATCCGGTCAGCACCCAGGGCCACCGCTTGGGAGATGGCCGTGTTGTTGGCGAGCCCGCCGTCGACCAGCGTCAACCCCTCCCGCGGTACGGCGGGCAGGAGCCCCGGGACGGCCGTGCTGGCAAGCACGGCGCTCACCACGTTTCCCGTCGACAGCAGGACCTCCTGTCCGGAGAGCAGGTTGGTCGCCACCACGTGCACCGGGATCGTTGCGTCCTGCAGCAGCTCGTAGGGGAGGTGCGTTGTGAGCAGTCGGCGTAGGCCGGTCGCGCAGAACATCGACTCGCGTCGACCCAGCAGCGCAAGCAGGTGCCTACCCGGGCTGAGCGGGAAGACGTCGCGACGTCGCAATCCACCCCACAGGTTGGCGAGGGTGTCCAGCGAGGCTCGGCGGGTGCCATGTCCGGCCACGTACGTGACGTTGATGGCACCAGCCGAGGTGCCGATGAGCAGGTCTGGGCTTTCGCCGCGTTCGGTCAAGGCCTGCAGCATCCCGACCTGGACGGCACCCAGGCTGCCGCCACCTGACAGGACGTATGCGGTGGTCATCGCAGTGTCCCGATCCTCGGCTGGAGTCCTACTGGCTGGTGACGCGGTGGCCGGTCGGGAACGCGGTGGCGAGCCGGGCCAGAGTGAGTGCGGCCAGGAGCAGGCCGAAGTCA
This genomic window from Nocardioides cynanchi contains:
- a CDS encoding patatin-like phospholipase family protein, coding for MTTAYVLSGGGSLGAVQVGMLQALTERGESPDLLIGTSAGAINVTYVAGHGTRRASLDTLANLWGGLRRRDVFPLSPGRHLLALLGRRESMFCATGLRRLLTTHLPYELLQDATIPVHVVATNLLSGQEVLLSTGNVVSAVLASTAVPGLLPAVPREGLTLVDGGLANNTAISQAVALGADRIFVLPAGVACALETPPSSPYATALHALSFLTQQRLIHDVTVHSGQADLHLLPPLCPLAVSSADFTHGRELVDRARRAAGSWLDDGHDQLPHPERFLSLHQHTSAASPRRRKHLVSGSATTRAVGVAKSTVKDMGGGLGTTNLDPVEANVRLTAACLRPEGPQPPLS